Within Amycolatopsis sp. FDAARGOS 1241, the genomic segment CCGAACAGTTCACGATCTCGGCGCTGCGCGGGCTGTACTCCGCCGCGCTCGGTTACCGGGTGTCGGCCACCAACCTGCAGCGCGTGCTGGCCCGCCGCGGACTGCTCGTGCCCACCGGGCACACGGCCTCCCCCGGCCGTGCCGGCGGCCGCCCCGCGGCGCTGTTCTCCTTCGCGGGCAAAGGGATGCAGGTCACTGACCCCTTCGCGGTGCTCAAGCCGCCGCCCGCAGGTTGACGGACTGCGAGCGCGCGCCGCTACCCGTACGGTGGACGCGTGACCGAGCCGGACCAGGAGCAGAACCCCAGTGGGACAGCGACACTGCCGTTGTTCCCGCTGCAGACTGTGCTGCTGCCCGGCACGCACCTCCCGCTGCACATCTTCGAACCGCGCTACCGCCAGCTGACCGCCGACCTCGTGGGCGGCGCGGTGCCGGGGCGCGAATTCGGTGTGGTCGCGTTGCGGGCACCGCTCGTCCGGGAGGTTCGCGGTCTAGACCATGTGCACGACGTGGGCTGCAGCACCGTGCTGCGCGAGGCGAAGCGGCTGCCCGACGGCCGCTACGACGTGGTCACCAAGGCCGCCCGCCGCTTCCGCCTGCGTGAGCTGGACTGCACCTCGGCGCCGTACCTCATCGGCGTCGTCGACTGGCTGCCGGACGACCCCGTGCCGGCCGCCGCGGCCGAGACCGGCCAGCGGCTCGGCGACGTCGCCCGCGCCGCTCACCGCCGCTACTGCGAGGCCGCCTGGCACGCCGACGACTGGCAGACGCCCGGCGAGGAGGCCGACCTCACCGAACTCGCCTACCAGCTCGCCGCCGACTGCCTGCTGCCCTTGGAAGACCGTCAGCACCTGCTCGAGGAGACGCACCCCTTGCGGCGGCTGCGGATCATCTGCCGCCTGCTCACCCGGGAGGCGTGGTTCCTCGAGACGCTCAGCGCCGTACCGCTGCCCCCGACGGAGCTCGCGGACTACTCGAAACCGGCGAACCTGAACTAACCGAGCCGGCGCCCGAGGTCCTCACGGCCGTTCCACGCCGTTAGCAGCGCGTACACCAGCGCCGTCAT encodes:
- a CDS encoding LON peptidase substrate-binding domain-containing protein, with translation MTEPDQEQNPSGTATLPLFPLQTVLLPGTHLPLHIFEPRYRQLTADLVGGAVPGREFGVVALRAPLVREVRGLDHVHDVGCSTVLREAKRLPDGRYDVVTKAARRFRLRELDCTSAPYLIGVVDWLPDDPVPAAAAETGQRLGDVARAAHRRYCEAAWHADDWQTPGEEADLTELAYQLAADCLLPLEDRQHLLEETHPLRRLRIICRLLTREAWFLETLSAVPLPPTELADYSKPANLN